From a single Lytechinus variegatus isolate NC3 chromosome 9, Lvar_3.0, whole genome shotgun sequence genomic region:
- the LOC121422102 gene encoding uncharacterized protein LOC121422102 — MATDAAAAGSSAGSELKCFIHFENTSDDINAFNATTWAKSLTSAAIWKNSDGKKANIASAFLALIDSDSVDEIPQQAGFHRKCYQQFTDKTKVEQAKRKQKKAELEDEDSSEEPEQKKPRRELRSRMAATSSRRSMHVLPAECIICQKSGRLDVKKKGKRVKEPLSNCEIVNGGRILEQAINEQNTRILRLIQHQDCVAIEVKYHATCYLNYTRPLTRKGNKQQHDRHYTESFKKFCKDVVEEKLIKEEKAWELVALKKKFVQVVAEVEKVDASSYKTNSLKGRLQSTYPCLRFARPKNPNESDIVYAKQLSAETLFANSRASVDGPSGTDISTDSEEDEGFVLQRSRATGSTLTEMYNSAIYLKKEIEDIPTQTMPWPPDSTHLTLDKAEKIVPTKLYNFLSWMVGFNEDPEGDKFVTLPEEQHRRILSLSQDIIYLTSKGRKAMPKQTSLAMAVRHITGSAQLIGLLNGFGHATSHTKVLEHDTALAKKEIQNGENKVPSCLQEGVYTTLVWDNNDFGEETLSGRGTTHNTNGIAIQHKPAPIDQPPETSVSVKKTKERTLKAPEEVLVPFFGTKKANPPPLGRELKLQKEEPEYSKPIQAARRIDKGYFITKYPVPDSSRLLPGWTGYNQMLVKSIPPKATVAYLSVIDASPTQMNAVNTVLHRSIDIADSLKLDSVVVVVDQAIYAKAQSIRWQTPIFQKRIVLRLGAFHTAMTMLACIGTRFRDAGLEDILIESEVLAGGSVNGVMTGRQYNRSIRCHKLMAEALHRMRWKTFLESLPEEEAGEYTDVIKNLRSAFPYQAHIDLIDDTTFGRLTAAYDLYVSEMAKSNPTFAFWCSYLSMVDTLLQFTRSSREGNWQLHLASIRFMMPWLFSYNRTNYARYLPVYWMEMQELPSTHPTIYAEFQQGHFAVQRQNEYGFSGVPCDQTIEQTVNKDSKTRGGLKGFTVNKGAVNRWTAGHHERAAIMRQVEEMAGKGQRSCFRKDLTESRMKRDESDVESIIDTISSLTNPFEEATSTDIVHLASGVLASSDITRDLLAAEEKGDASFMQYCQERLQKEDKAFTDTIRRSTLKTFSNMMKKSVSNIKGKEMVLKSDRDLFARLVIIGKRRQVDLRNMMTYSLGPLPLSIAKADGSLMKTNKAKLLHVLEDLHMPTAPEEGHTRVPPQPPKGGIWIVDAMALLQMMKNIPKTFGEVAMRVFKQLMNLTLETQTKSIHFVTDTYPDVSIKNAERTRRATTGSQRVRIRKPDQNTPKQWKKFLANSHNKQELISFLFTEWQNYDAYKLKGVQLVVAHEDKCHTIAADVNGAVTCSQVDSLCCNHEEADTRMLLHAKYIGETSNATPVIIKSPDTDVFVLAVAHAKEITSPLYFHTGRDDKKRTIAISPIQQELGESLTSALIGFHAFTGCDSVSSFYGKGKTKAFSLLKKFPAHVETFKQLGDSLDVPAEVYDGLERFVCHLYGHKDVPSVNEIRYIMLKTATRSEIVMPPNQDSLQKHIQRASFQASIFKKSLVQDQDLPSPVNHGWKIEDSELAIDWMDLAPAPESVLELAFCKCTRSKCKAEDADDGCCSNLGLQCTDLCQCKNCDNLEPLIADEDANNPASDSDDEEGEDDFDEEEHY; from the exons ATGGCGACCGACGCTGCGGCTGCTGGTTCGTCAGCAGGTTCAGAATTAAAGTGTTTTATTCACTTCGAAAATACTTCTGATGATATAAACGCATTTAATGCAACAACTTGGGCGAAATCTTTGACTAGTGCTGCGATTTGGAAGAATTCTGACGGCAAAAAGGCCAACATTGCATCAGCTTTTCTTGCACTAATCGACAGCGACAGCGTTGATGAAATTCCACAACAAGCTGGTTTTCATCGGAAATGCTACCAGCAATTTACAGATAAAACAAAGGTTGAGCAAGCTAAAAGAAAGCAGAAGAAAGCAGAACTGGAAGATGAAG aTTCATCAGAAGAACCAGAGCAGAAGAAGCCACGAAGAGAACTACGATCCAGAATGGCAGCCACCAGTTCCCGTCGTTCTATGCATGTACTCCCAGCAGAGTGTATCATCTGTCAGAAGAGTGGACGGTTGGATgtaaagaagaaaggaaagcgTGTGAAGGAGCCACTTTCCAACTGTGAGATAGTCAATGGAGGGCGAATTCTAGAGCAGGCTATCAACGAGCAAAATACTCGCATCTTACGCCTCATCCAACATCAAGATTGTGTTGCCATAGAAGTCAAGTACCATGCAACGTGTTACCTGAATTACACGCGACCTTTGACAAGGAAAGGAAACAAGCAGCAGCATGACAGGCACTACACTGAGTCATTTAAGAAGTTCTGTAAGGATGTAGTGGAGGAAAAGCTGATTAAGGAGGAGAAGGCATGGGAGTTGGTCGCGCTCAAGAAAAAATTTGTCCAAGTTGTAGCCGAAGTTGAGAAGGTGGATGCCAGTTCGTATAAGACAAACAGTTTGAAGGGTCGACTACAAAGTACATACCCATGTCTAAGATTTGCAAGACCGAAGAATCCTAATGAGAGCGACATTGTGTATGCTAAGCAGCTTTCGGCAGAGACCCTTTTTGCTAACAGCAGGGCTTCTGTTGATGGACCGTCTGGTACTGACATCAGCACAGACTCGGAGGAAGATGAAGGCTTTGTTTTACAACGAAGTAGAGCAACAGGATCCACTCTGACAGAGATGTACAACAGCGCCATATAtttgaagaaagaaattgaaGATATACCAACACAAACTATGCCATGGCCACCAGACTCAACACATCTGACACTGGACAAGGCAGAGAAGATCGTTCCAACTAAGCTCTACAACTTCCTCTCATGGATGGTTGGTTTCAATGAAGATCCTGAAGGCGATAAGTTTGTAACACTGCCAGAAGAGCAACATAGACGGATATTGTCCCTGTCGCAGGATATCATATATCTTACTTCAAAGGGAAGGAAGGCAATGCCAAAGCAAACATCACTCGCCATGGCTGTTCGCCACATCACTGGGTCAGCACAACTGATTGGGCTTCTAAATGGCTTCGGACATGCCACGTCCCACACCAAGGTCCTCGAGCATGATACTGCGCTGGCCAAGAAGGAGATTCAAAATGGCGAAAACAAAGTACCATCTTGTCTGCAAGAAGGAGTTTACACCACACTGGTGTGGGACAATAATGACTTTGGTGAGGAGACACTTTCGGGGAGAGGCACAACCCACAACACTAACGGGATTGCCATTCAGCATAAGCCAGCTCCAATAGATCAACCACCAGAGACATCTGTTTCAGTCAAGAAGACAAAAGAACGAACACTCAAAGCACCAGAAGAGGTACTTGTGCCATTTTTTGGTACCAAGAAGGCCAATCCGCCACCACTAGGACGTGAACTGAAGCTTCAAAAGGAAGAGCCTGAGTACTCCAAACCGATCCAGGCTGCAAGACGTATAGACAAGGGCTACTTTATCACCAAGTATCCTGTACCAGACAGTAGCCGCCTTCTGCCAGGATGGACTGGATATAATCAGATGCTTGTCAAAAGCATTCCACCAAAGGCAACCGTAGCTTATCTTTCAGTCATCGACGCCTCACCCACACAAATGAATGCTGTCAACACTGTGCTTCATCGAAGTATTGACATCGCTGACTCGTTGAAGTTAGACTCTGTCGTTGTTGTGGTAGACCAGGCAATATATGCTAAGGCGCAGTCCATACGGTGGCAAACTCCAATCTTCCAGAAACGAATAGTACTGCGGCTTGGAGCATTCCATACTGCCATGACAATGCTGGCCTGTATTGGGACAAGATTTAGAGATGCCGGACTGGAGGATATCCTCATCGAATCTGAGGTGCTTGCTGGTGGGTCAGTCAATGGAGTCATGACAGGACGACAGTACAACAGAAGCATCAGGTGCCACAAACTTATGGCTGAGGCACTTCATCGAATGCGTTGGAAGACATTTCTAGAGTCCCTGCCTGAAGAGGAAGCTGGTGAGTATACAGATGTCATCAAGAATCTCCGCAGTGCTTTTCCATACCAGGCACACATAGACTTGATTGATGATACCACATTTGGCAGATTGACAGCAGCATATGACCTGTATGTGTCCGAGATGGCAAAGTCAAATCCAACCTTTGCATTTTGGTGCTCATACTTGTCAATGGTGGACACGCTCCTGCAGTTTACACGAAGCTCCAGAGAGGGAAATTGGCAACTGCATCTAGCATCCATCCGATTCATGATGCCATGGCTGTTCAGCTATAATCGGACAAACTATGCACGCTACTTGCCAGTCTATTGGATGGAGATGCAGGAACTACCAAGCACGCATCCTACCATTTATGCTGAGTTCCAGCAAGGCCACTTTGCAGTGCAGCGACAAAATGAGTATGGATTCTCTGGCGTACCATGTGACCAAACAATAGAGCAGACAGTCAACAAAGACTCCAAAACAAGAGGAGGCCTTAAGGGATTTACCGTCAACAAAGGCGCTGTGAACAGATGGACGGCAGGACACCATGAGCGAGCAGCCATTATGAGGCAAGTTGAGGAGATGGCAGGaaagggtcaaaggtcatgctTCCGCAAGGACCTCACAGAGAGCCGCATGAAGCGAGATGAATCAGATGTGGAGTCCATCATCGACACCATCTCAAGTCTCACTAATCCATTTGAAGAGGCAACTTCAACTGATATAGTTCATCTTGCTTCTGGTGTTCTTGCATCATCAGATATAACTAGGGATCTGTTGGCGGCAGAAGAAAAGGGTGATGCAAGCTTCATGCAGTACTGCCAGGAAAGACTGCAAAAGGAAGACAAGGCCTTTACAGACACAATACGTAGATCAACGCTAAAGACTTTCAGCAATATGATGAAGAAATCAGTGTCTAACATTAAAGGGAAGGAGATGGTGCTGAAGAGCGACCGAGATCTGTTCGCCCGCCTTGTCATCATAGGGAAAAGGAGACAGGTCGACTTGCGTAATATGATGACCTATTCACTTGGGCCATTGCCACTGTCCATCGCCAAAGCTGATGGCTCGCTAATGAAAACCAACAAGGCCAAACTCCTGCACGTGTTAGAAGATCTGCACATGCCTACAGCACCTGAAGAAGGTCACACCAGAGTTCCTCCTCAACCTCCAAAAGGTGGCATATGGATCGTAGATGCTATGGCCCTTCTTCAAATGATGAAGAACATTCCAAAGACATTTGGTGAAGTGGCGATGAGAGTGTTCAAGCAGCTTATGAACTTAACACTTGAGACTCAGACCAAGTCCATCCATTTCGTTACTGATACGTACCCTGACGTAAGCATAAAAAATGCAGAGAGGACAAGACGGGCGACAACTGGATCTCAAAGAGTCCGCATCAGAAAGCCAGATCAGAACACACCAAAGCAGTGGAAGAAGTTCCTTGCCAACAGCCATAACAAGCAAGAACTGATCAGCTTTCTATTTACAGAGTGGCAGAACTATGATGCTTACAAGCTGAAAGGTGTGCAGTTGGTAGTGGCACATGAAGACAAATGCCATACAATAGCGGCAGATGTCAACGGAGCTGTGACGTGTTCGCAAGTCGACAGTCTTTGTTGCAACCATGAGGAGGCAGATACCCGCATGCTATTGCATGCGAAGTATATTGGAGAAACTTCGAATGCCACCCCAGTCATCATCAAGTCCCCAGACACAGATGTTTTTGTTCTGGCAGTAGCACATGCTAAGGAGATTACTTCACCTCTTTATTTTCATACAGGCAGAGATGACAAGAAGAGAACTATCGCTATAAGCCCCATTCAACAAGAACTTGGAGAATCATTGACAAGTGCTCTGATTGGTTTCCATGCGTTCACTGGCTGCGATTCCGTCAGCTCGTTCTATGGAAAAGGGAAGACAAAGGCCTTTTCATTACTGAAGAAATTTCCAGCACATGTGGAGACATTCAAGCAACTTGGCGATTCTCTTGACGTCCCTGCAGAAGTATATGATGGACTGGAAAGATTTGTTTGTCACCTGTATGGTCATAAGGATGTACCTAGTGTCAATGAAATCCGGTACATCATGCTCAAGACTGCAACCAGAAGTGAAATTGTAATGCCACCAAACCAGGATTCACTGCAGAAACACATCCAGAGGGCCAGTTTTCAGGCAAGCATCTTCAAAAAGAGCCTTGTTCAAGACCAAGATCTGCCATCGCCAGTCAACCATGGATGGAAAATTGAGGATAGTGAGCTTGCCATTGACTGGATGGATCTGGCACCAGCACCAGAAAGTGTTCTCGAACTGGCATTCTGCAAGTGTACGCGCTCAAAATGCAAGGCAGAAGATGCTGACGATGGATGCTGTTCTAATCTTGGCCTTCAGTGTACAGACCTATGCCAATGCAAAAACTGTGACAACTTGGAACCTCTGATAGCTGACGAAGATGCAAATAATCCAGCAAGTGATTCTGATGATGAGGAAGGAGAAGATGATTTTGATGAGGAGGAACACTATTAA